A region of Micromonospora chokoriensis DNA encodes the following proteins:
- a CDS encoding ATP-binding cassette domain-containing protein, with the protein MRVTLRLRALVAVPGTGPVTLDVPAGTLAALVAPPRFGTAVARVLVGLAAPVTGRILVGDRDVTALPPPRRQIGYVPAGGALLPQLNVRRNIEYGQRKRERVHEVADDWTTTVVDRLELALSLTLLPHQISAAQRFRVALARAAACLPEVLVVDLPAGSAGDSRLADLMPRLSPPEAPGVAVLVCTADPGTLAEIPVRHELVTEPSEATR; encoded by the coding sequence GTGAGGGTCACGTTACGGCTACGCGCACTGGTCGCCGTCCCCGGCACCGGGCCGGTGACCCTGGACGTCCCCGCCGGCACGCTCGCCGCCCTGGTCGCCCCACCCCGGTTCGGCACCGCTGTCGCCCGGGTGCTGGTCGGCCTCGCCGCTCCGGTGACCGGTCGCATCCTGGTCGGTGACCGGGACGTCACCGCCCTGCCCCCGCCGCGCCGGCAGATCGGCTACGTGCCGGCCGGCGGCGCGCTCCTGCCCCAGCTGAACGTGCGCCGCAACATCGAGTACGGCCAGCGCAAACGCGAACGGGTGCACGAGGTGGCCGACGACTGGACGACCACTGTCGTCGACCGGCTGGAGTTGGCGCTGTCGCTGACCCTGCTGCCGCACCAGATCTCCGCCGCCCAACGGTTCCGGGTGGCCCTGGCCCGGGCGGCGGCCTGCCTGCCCGAGGTGCTCGTGGTCGACCTGCCGGCGGGTTCGGCCGGCGACAGTCGCCTCGCCGACCTGATGCCCCGGCTCTCCCCACCCGAGGCCCCCGGGGTGGCGGTGCTGGTCTGCACCGCCGACCCGGGCACCCTGGCCGAGATCCCGGTGCGGCACGAGTTGGTCACCGAGCCGAGCGAGGCGACCCGATGA